A single genomic interval of Picosynechococcus sp. PCC 7003 harbors:
- the nfi gene encoding deoxyribonuclease V (cleaves DNA at apurinic or apyrimidinic sites): protein MLVLHHSHSWDVSPAIAREIQTSLRQWLLLQDCLPTKVKTIAGVDVGFEERFMITRAAVVVLSFPDLEIIETAIARCPTSFPYVPGLLSFREIPAILNALEKITHLPDLLFCDGQGYAHPRRLGLASHLGILLDLPTIGVAKSRYIGTHQDVPLEKGQWVPLQDHDETIGAVLRSRTKVRPLYISVGHRVSLATAIDFVLACTPKYRLLEPTRLADKLASRKPNFP from the coding sequence ATGCTTGTTTTACACCACAGTCATTCCTGGGATGTTTCCCCTGCGATCGCCCGGGAGATTCAAACGTCACTACGACAATGGCTCCTGCTCCAAGATTGCTTACCTACAAAGGTCAAAACCATTGCTGGGGTTGATGTAGGCTTTGAGGAACGCTTCATGATCACACGGGCGGCGGTGGTGGTTTTATCATTTCCCGATTTGGAGATTATCGAAACGGCGATCGCCCGCTGCCCCACGTCCTTTCCCTACGTACCAGGGCTATTGTCGTTCCGGGAAATCCCTGCTATCTTAAACGCCTTAGAAAAAATCACACACCTGCCAGATTTATTGTTCTGTGATGGCCAAGGCTATGCCCATCCGCGCCGTTTGGGGTTAGCTTCTCACTTGGGTATCTTGTTAGATTTACCGACGATTGGGGTGGCAAAATCCCGCTATATTGGTACCCACCAGGACGTTCCCCTCGAAAAGGGACAGTGGGTGCCTTTACAGGATCACGATGAAACCATTGGCGCTGTGCTCCGGAGTCGGACGAAGGTGCGTCCCCTCTATATTTCTGTGGGCCATCGGGTCAGTTTAGCCACGGCCATTGATTTTGTCCTCGCCTGTACGCCGAAATATCGCCTCCTGGAACCCACTCGCTTGGCGGATAAACTGGCTTCTCGAAAACCTAATTTCCCATGA
- the lipA gene encoding lipoyl synthase, whose protein sequence is MAPSAPHSSNVPILPMPNWVKAPLGKASEISTVQRIIKQRGIHTICEEGKCPNRGECYANRTATFLLMGQVCTRACAFCQVDKGQIPLPLDPQEPQKVAESVRLLGLSYVVLTSVARDDLADGGAGWFMAVMAAIRAENPGTQIEVLTPDFWSGKGAETAQAERVKTVVAAQPTCYNHNIETVERLQGPVRRGAKYGRSLRVLELVKAYNPEIPTKSGLMLGHGETETEIIQALRDLRAVGCDRLTLGQYMRPSLAHLPVQKYWTPAEFEHLGAIAQEMGFSHVRSGPLVRSSYHAGESA, encoded by the coding sequence ATGGCTCCTTCTGCGCCTCACTCCTCCAACGTCCCGATTTTGCCCATGCCCAATTGGGTCAAAGCTCCCCTTGGTAAAGCGAGTGAGATCTCGACGGTACAGCGAATCATTAAACAACGGGGCATTCATACCATCTGTGAGGAGGGAAAATGCCCGAATCGGGGTGAGTGTTACGCCAATCGAACCGCAACATTTTTATTAATGGGGCAAGTATGTACTAGGGCCTGCGCGTTTTGTCAGGTGGATAAAGGCCAAATTCCCCTCCCCCTTGACCCCCAGGAACCCCAAAAGGTGGCAGAGTCGGTGCGGCTGTTGGGACTGAGTTATGTGGTGTTGACATCGGTGGCACGGGACGATCTTGCCGATGGGGGAGCCGGCTGGTTTATGGCGGTGATGGCAGCGATCCGGGCGGAAAATCCAGGGACACAAATTGAAGTGCTGACCCCGGATTTTTGGAGTGGAAAAGGGGCAGAGACAGCCCAGGCAGAACGGGTCAAAACAGTGGTGGCAGCGCAACCGACTTGTTATAACCACAACATTGAAACGGTAGAACGGCTCCAGGGTCCCGTGCGTCGGGGGGCAAAGTATGGGCGATCGCTCCGGGTTTTGGAATTGGTAAAAGCGTACAATCCTGAGATCCCGACGAAATCAGGCTTAATGCTCGGCCATGGGGAAACGGAAACAGAAATTATCCAAGCATTACGGGATTTACGGGCGGTGGGGTGCGATCGCCTCACCCTAGGCCAATATATGCGCCCTTCTCTCGCTCATTTACCGGTACAAAAATATTGGACACCAGCGGAATTTGAACACCTAGGGGCGATCGCCCAGGAAATGGGTTTTTCCCATGTGCGTTCAGGGCCTCTGGTGCGTAGTTCCTACCATGCTGGCGAGTCCGCCTAG
- a CDS encoding response regulator codes for MRVKDMLPEGNFEVIEAKNGLEGFNLINTEHPNLIMLDFLLPKMSGWEVYQEIQKRPELKAIPLVLMSGRKEEVTEKLPEPFELFSFIEKPFDQKQLINAIKDAMAKARKHAQTIPEAPLASLSASTTGNPMASEIVALQAKVNALQGEIDLLRKQMAQLVSFVKQKLK; via the coding sequence ATGCGGGTTAAGGATATGCTGCCAGAGGGGAATTTTGAAGTCATTGAGGCCAAGAATGGACTTGAGGGTTTCAATCTTATCAATACGGAACATCCCAATCTGATCATGTTGGATTTTCTCCTGCCGAAGATGAGCGGCTGGGAAGTATACCAAGAAATTCAAAAGCGCCCGGAACTAAAGGCGATCCCTTTGGTGCTAATGTCTGGCCGCAAGGAAGAAGTCACCGAAAAGCTACCGGAACCCTTTGAACTGTTTTCCTTCATCGAGAAGCCCTTTGACCAAAAGCAACTGATCAACGCCATCAAAGATGCAATGGCGAAGGCTAGAAAGCACGCACAGACAATCCCAGAGGCTCCCCTTGCTTCCCTCAGTGCGAGCACAACGGGGAATCCAATGGCATCAGAAATTGTGGCGTTGCAGGCGAAGGTGAACGCCCTCCAAGGGGAAATCGATCTGCTCAGAAAACAAATGGCACAGTTGGTTAGTTTTGTGAAACAAAAGCTGAAGTAG
- a CDS encoding AI-2E family transporter, whose product MSNVDFRKWSGFIVLLSSLYILWQIKAFLLLLLTAVILANALNVLVIKLQTWGDRLAARFNQPLLRIGRSFAVFTALFLVALILWLALTIVIPPFIGQFQILFSKLNTGFYEIDGWLDAQILRIEENFGLQISEQLPNFDEVIPQLSTLLNELLNRGWSLFSDSLKVLLNVLLLTVLTLMFLADPQPYRQGFIRLFPSFYRRRADEILTLCDADLKGWVAGIMFNMFCIGVLSYVGLLILGLSLALPQAILAGLLTFIPNIGPALSVIPPILIALLEAPWKIWAVLILYFVIQQVEGNVLTPWVMARQVSLLPAVTLLAQVLFAVTLQLGFLGLFLALPLAVIGQVIVREVLIKDILDPWQAKEEGQVLAMVSGIVDIESSQSVAAEPRGKTPELPTDHPPESPS is encoded by the coding sequence GTGAGTAACGTGGATTTTCGGAAATGGAGCGGCTTCATTGTTCTTCTGAGTTCCCTTTATATTCTCTGGCAAATTAAAGCGTTTTTACTGTTGTTACTCACGGCGGTGATCCTGGCCAATGCTCTCAATGTGCTGGTGATCAAGCTACAAACCTGGGGCGATCGCCTCGCGGCCCGTTTCAACCAACCCCTCCTGCGAATTGGACGCTCCTTTGCGGTCTTTACGGCCCTATTTCTTGTGGCATTAATCCTATGGCTTGCTTTAACCATCGTTATTCCACCTTTTATTGGCCAGTTCCAAATTCTGTTTAGCAAGCTCAACACAGGCTTCTATGAAATTGATGGGTGGTTAGATGCACAAATTCTCAGAATTGAAGAGAACTTTGGCTTGCAGATCAGCGAACAGTTACCGAACTTCGATGAGGTTATTCCACAACTCTCCACCCTCCTTAATGAGCTACTCAATCGTGGCTGGAGTCTATTTTCCGACTCCCTCAAGGTGCTTTTGAATGTCTTGTTGCTCACGGTTTTAACCTTGATGTTTCTAGCAGATCCCCAACCCTATCGCCAGGGATTTATTCGTTTGTTTCCGTCCTTTTATCGGCGGCGAGCAGACGAAATTTTGACCCTTTGTGACGCAGATCTCAAGGGCTGGGTAGCGGGCATTATGTTTAATATGTTTTGCATTGGTGTGTTGAGCTATGTGGGCCTCTTGATTTTGGGGTTGTCATTGGCTTTACCCCAGGCAATTTTGGCTGGTTTACTAACCTTTATTCCCAATATTGGCCCCGCTTTGAGCGTGATTCCCCCCATCCTCATTGCTCTGTTGGAAGCTCCATGGAAAATCTGGGCAGTTTTGATCTTATATTTTGTAATTCAGCAGGTAGAGGGGAATGTTTTGACCCCCTGGGTGATGGCTCGGCAAGTATCCCTACTCCCCGCCGTAACGCTTCTGGCGCAGGTTTTGTTTGCTGTGACATTGCAGTTGGGTTTTTTGGGGCTATTTTTGGCATTGCCCCTGGCAGTTATCGGCCAAGTAATCGTTCGGGAAGTCTTGATCAAAGATATTTTAGACCCTTGGCAAGCGAAGGAAGAAGGCCAAGTATTGGCCATGGTTTCTGGAATTGTAGATATTGAATCCAGTCAATCAGTAGCCGCAGAACCAAGGGGAAAAACGCCAGAATTGCCGACGGACCATCCGCCGGAGTCCCCCAGTTAA
- a CDS encoding efflux RND transporter periplasmic adaptor subunit, whose product MGASRSDWRSPVVLSLVVSCAVSLSGCGGQPPQAQTPQGVPVKFETLDPDLLATTTEYVGVLEADNLVTLKPEVDGIVQAIQIQEGDTVAAGTPILTLKSERSQASLQQAIGGVEAARAAQTNAEAQLSAVNAEKLEAQADLKLREQDLQRIKSLVDTGALPKRDLDQSQRDLEVAKARLNTINQRIKAAQASVNQAKANLRQSNNTVAIANEDLRETQVTAPVTGIIGDLTVQPGDYLERGATIGTIAQNTRLSLNFFVPIEQAADLRLSLPVELIDYRTLETVGRGQVSFISPEVDLASQTILAKASFDNPDNRLFTGQQVKAKLILSQQTGVSVPVTAVSRIGAETFVFVTAPNPDAQGENDPPLIAVQKPVTLGAIEGDRYQVLEGLTTGEQVITTGILNLTDGTPVFPQTEEVF is encoded by the coding sequence ATGGGCGCGTCCCGGAGTGATTGGCGATCGCCAGTGGTCTTAAGTCTAGTTGTAAGCTGTGCTGTGAGCCTCAGTGGCTGTGGTGGTCAACCGCCCCAAGCCCAAACTCCCCAGGGAGTACCGGTGAAATTCGAAACCTTAGACCCCGATCTGCTCGCCACCACCACTGAATATGTGGGGGTTTTAGAAGCTGATAATCTCGTTACCCTGAAACCAGAAGTAGACGGCATTGTCCAAGCCATTCAAATCCAAGAGGGGGATACGGTCGCGGCGGGAACACCTATTTTGACCCTCAAGTCAGAGCGCAGCCAGGCTTCTTTGCAACAGGCGATCGGCGGGGTAGAAGCAGCCCGGGCGGCCCAAACCAATGCCGAAGCCCAACTCAGTGCCGTCAATGCGGAAAAGCTCGAAGCCCAGGCCGATTTAAAACTCCGAGAACAAGATCTTCAACGGATTAAAAGCCTCGTGGATACCGGAGCTTTACCCAAGCGGGATCTCGACCAGAGCCAACGGGATCTAGAGGTGGCCAAGGCGCGACTAAATACCATTAATCAACGGATCAAAGCTGCCCAAGCGAGCGTGAACCAGGCCAAAGCTAATCTCCGCCAATCAAATAATACGGTGGCGATCGCCAACGAAGACCTCCGGGAAACTCAAGTAACAGCCCCCGTTACCGGCATCATTGGCGACTTAACCGTTCAACCAGGAGACTACCTCGAACGGGGAGCCACCATTGGCACCATTGCCCAAAATACGCGCCTTAGCCTCAACTTTTTTGTCCCCATCGAGCAGGCTGCTGATCTTCGTCTCTCCCTACCTGTCGAGCTGATTGACTATCGCACCCTAGAAACCGTAGGTCGGGGCCAAGTAAGTTTTATTTCCCCGGAAGTAGACCTTGCATCCCAAACCATCCTGGCGAAGGCCAGCTTTGATAACCCTGACAATCGCCTTTTCACAGGACAACAGGTCAAAGCCAAACTCATTCTGAGTCAGCAAACGGGAGTTTCGGTTCCCGTCACCGCTGTGTCACGCATTGGCGCAGAAACCTTTGTCTTCGTCACTGCCCCCAATCCCGACGCCCAAGGGGAAAATGATCCGCCTTTAATTGCTGTGCAAAAACCCGTCACTTTAGGGGCCATTGAAGGCGATCGCTATCAAGTGCTAGAAGGCTTAACCACCGGAGAACAGGTGATTACCACGGGCATTCTCAATTTGACCGATGGCACCCCTGTCTTCCCCCAAACCGAGGAAGTCTTCTAG
- a CDS encoding HNH endonuclease, translated as MAKVLVLNASYEPLNITSWRRAVVLLLKDKAESLEHNGRVIYQNFPLPTVIRLRHYIKVPYREIPLTRKNILERDRHTCQYCRKRGEQLTLDHIIPRSRGGVDSWENLVTACMRCNVRKGNRTPKEAEMELLIQPRKPHSSLYFELLKYTRDDLNHEWRKYVIGIN; from the coding sequence ATGGCCAAGGTATTGGTGCTAAATGCCTCCTATGAACCGCTCAACATTACCAGTTGGCGTCGGGCAGTGGTGTTGTTGCTCAAAGACAAGGCCGAAAGCCTAGAACACAATGGCCGCGTCATTTACCAGAATTTTCCTCTCCCCACCGTCATTCGCCTGCGCCACTACATTAAAGTGCCCTACCGCGAGATTCCCCTGACCCGTAAAAATATTCTGGAACGCGATCGCCACACCTGCCAATATTGTCGTAAGCGCGGCGAACAACTGACCCTCGACCACATTATTCCGCGATCGCGGGGCGGCGTAGACAGTTGGGAAAACCTCGTCACCGCCTGTATGCGTTGCAATGTGCGCAAGGGCAATCGCACCCCCAAAGAAGCGGAAATGGAGTTATTGATCCAGCCGCGCAAACCCCACAGTAGCCTCTATTTCGAGCTTTTAAAATACACTCGGGACGATCTCAACCACGAATGGCGCAAATATGTGATCGGCATTAACTAG
- a CDS encoding TIGR01777 family oxidoreductase: protein MKIAITGATGLVGQRLVERLYPTHELLVLTRSEAKAQGIFPASAYPKLKIVAYMPTESGPWQDCISGCDAVVNLAGAPIAEQRWTPSYKQEIRHSRQGGTEKIVEAIAKAAQKPQVLINPSAVGYYGTSETATYTETSPPGNDFLADVCQAWEAAALEAQNHGTRTVILRFGIVLAKEGGALAKMILAFNTFVGGPLGTGKQWVSWIHRDDLVSLIEMALTRADWQGIYNGTAPNPVTMETLAQTLGSVMKRPAWLPVPGFVLELLLSDGAKVVLEGQKVLPKRTEEAGFQFKFSDLKAALIDLLVN, encoded by the coding sequence ATGAAAATTGCGATTACCGGTGCAACAGGTCTTGTGGGGCAACGCTTAGTTGAACGCTTGTACCCTACCCATGAGCTTTTAGTCTTGACCCGCAGCGAGGCCAAAGCCCAAGGTATTTTTCCAGCCTCAGCCTATCCGAAGCTCAAGATTGTGGCCTATATGCCCACGGAATCAGGCCCCTGGCAAGACTGTATTTCTGGCTGCGATGCGGTGGTGAATCTGGCCGGGGCTCCCATTGCAGAACAACGCTGGACACCCAGCTATAAGCAAGAAATTCGCCACAGTCGCCAGGGGGGAACAGAAAAAATCGTTGAGGCGATCGCCAAAGCCGCCCAAAAACCCCAGGTACTCATTAATCCCTCTGCTGTCGGCTATTACGGCACCAGTGAAACCGCCACCTACACTGAAACGAGTCCTCCCGGTAACGACTTCCTCGCAGACGTTTGTCAAGCCTGGGAAGCGGCGGCCCTAGAAGCCCAAAACCACGGCACTCGCACCGTCATTCTCCGGTTTGGGATTGTCCTTGCCAAGGAAGGAGGCGCCCTCGCAAAGATGATTCTCGCTTTCAATACCTTTGTCGGTGGCCCCCTTGGTACAGGGAAGCAGTGGGTCTCTTGGATCCACCGCGATGACCTTGTTAGCTTGATTGAAATGGCCCTCACCCGCGCCGATTGGCAAGGTATCTACAACGGCACTGCCCCCAATCCAGTCACCATGGAAACCCTGGCCCAAACCTTAGGCTCCGTGATGAAACGCCCGGCTTGGCTACCTGTCCCCGGCTTTGTTTTAGAATTACTCCTCAGTGATGGTGCAAAGGTCGTCTTAGAAGGGCAAAAAGTGCTCCCCAAACGGACTGAGGAGGCCGGTTTCCAGTTTAAATTTTCTGATCTCAAAGCCGCTCTGATCGATTTACTGGTTAATTAG
- a CDS encoding DUF2470 domain-containing protein — protein MSEIITAAVSDRICNHMNKDHGDAVLLYAKHFGQCHRAEAAKMLSLDETGMALEVTDTTGTEAVRIPFPKTLANAKEAHTVLVEMMQAAQADPT, from the coding sequence ATGTCTGAAATTATCACTGCCGCAGTAAGCGATCGCATTTGTAACCACATGAACAAAGACCATGGCGACGCGGTTCTCCTTTATGCAAAGCATTTTGGCCAGTGTCATCGTGCAGAAGCCGCAAAAATGTTGTCCCTTGATGAAACGGGGATGGCCCTTGAAGTGACTGACACAACCGGCACAGAAGCGGTACGGATTCCTTTCCCCAAAACCTTGGCCAACGCGAAAGAAGCTCACACTGTTTTAGTAGAAATGATGCAAGCGGCCCAAGCTGATCCCACCTAA
- a CDS encoding M48 family metallopeptidase: protein MLHRRKKRWMYGLLACIVAISVNLATPTVSQAGFFENLLRGVLIWGVQSYQISNLSDAQEQDFGQQIHNELTRSGQVKLYQNQRVVSYINEIGQRLARQSTRPNLNYRFFVVEDDSVNAFATMGGYNYVNTGLIKTAANEAELASVIGHEIGHIAAKHSLEQMRMQARNQGILAATGLDSSQIVQLGVAIAVDYPNSRSDETEADDLGFNMLTRAGYAPEAMASFMKKLMAANSGGGRPPEFLSTHPATNDRIARLQNKAARYAGNPQGSLYAEGLNQQRYRSRMSPLL from the coding sequence ATGTTGCATCGCCGGAAAAAACGCTGGATGTATGGTCTATTAGCCTGCATTGTCGCGATCAGCGTCAACCTTGCGACACCCACCGTAAGCCAGGCGGGTTTTTTTGAAAATCTTTTACGGGGCGTTTTGATCTGGGGGGTACAGAGTTATCAAATCTCCAATCTCTCGGATGCCCAGGAACAGGACTTTGGTCAACAAATTCACAATGAACTGACCCGTTCCGGCCAGGTAAAACTCTATCAAAATCAGCGGGTTGTAAGTTACATCAACGAAATTGGTCAACGCCTCGCTCGCCAAAGTACACGCCCCAATTTAAATTACAGATTCTTTGTCGTAGAAGATGACAGTGTGAATGCCTTTGCCACCATGGGGGGCTACAACTACGTCAACACAGGACTGATAAAAACCGCCGCCAATGAGGCAGAACTTGCCAGTGTGATTGGCCATGAAATTGGTCACATTGCGGCGAAACATTCCCTAGAACAGATGAGAATGCAGGCACGGAACCAGGGGATTCTGGCGGCGACGGGCTTGGATAGTAGTCAGATTGTTCAGTTGGGGGTGGCGATCGCCGTTGATTATCCCAACAGTCGCAGCGACGAAACGGAAGCAGATGATCTCGGATTTAATATGTTGACCCGGGCCGGTTATGCCCCAGAGGCGATGGCTTCCTTTATGAAAAAGTTAATGGCTGCCAACAGTGGTGGCGGTCGTCCCCCTGAATTTTTGAGTACCCACCCAGCCACCAATGATCGGATTGCTCGACTTCAAAATAAAGCAGCTCGTTATGCTGGTAATCCCCAAGGCTCGCTCTACGCGGAGGGGTTAAATCAGCAACGTTATCGGAGTCGGATGTCGCCCCTGCTTTAA
- a CDS encoding DUF4168 domain-containing protein, which yields MLLPRRFQDYLLGSCLTLSSLGLGLAPQLTLKPEILGWQNQAIAQQPSTADINRYAEAYLAIYGNNSMDNLLLEVENLIGRKPDWEIRCDQPQSINRLNNRAAIGKVRNYCNNVLPNLIDDIMPRSTFNRISNQLPNNPTLQEQIQDAMFDILKQKQGGGR from the coding sequence ATGCTTTTACCCCGTCGCTTCCAAGATTATCTGCTGGGCAGTTGCCTCACCCTCAGCTCCCTGGGCTTGGGGCTAGCCCCCCAATTAACCCTCAAACCGGAAATTCTTGGCTGGCAAAATCAGGCGATCGCCCAACAACCGAGCACCGCAGACATCAATCGCTATGCCGAGGCTTATCTGGCGATCTACGGCAACAACAGCATGGATAATCTCCTGCTGGAAGTCGAAAATCTCATTGGCCGCAAACCGGACTGGGAAATTCGCTGCGATCAGCCCCAAAGCATTAACCGCCTCAATAACCGTGCTGCCATTGGGAAAGTACGCAACTACTGCAACAATGTCTTGCCCAATCTCATCGACGATATTATGCCCCGCAGCACCTTTAATCGCATTAGTAATCAGTTGCCCAATAACCCGACTCTCCAGGAACAAATTCAGGATGCCATGTTCGATATCCTCAAACAAAAACAGGGCGGCGGCCGTTAA
- the holA gene encoding DNA polymerase III subunit delta, whose protein sequence is MAVYFFWGEDDFAIAQAVDQIKQSVLDPAWLSFNFQTYDGSKEESTIDALNEVMTPPFGMGGRLIWLNEATLCQSCSDSLLQELQRTLPVVPDSSHLLITSRKKPDKRLKSTKFIHEHAKVREFSPIPPWQTEALADRVKATARELGVNLDRQATELLGEAVGNDTRRLWNELEKLRIYQGNRTQPLTQSDIQILVAATNQNSLQLCEAIREGNGGLAIQLVGELLAQNEPALRIVATLIGQFRLWTIIKVMIEAGERDDQAIAKLADLKNPKRLYFLKKEIARLRSQQLLKTLPILLELEAGLKQGAIATEILPTKILELCQHFR, encoded by the coding sequence ATGGCGGTGTATTTTTTCTGGGGAGAGGATGATTTTGCGATCGCCCAAGCGGTGGATCAGATTAAGCAATCGGTCTTAGATCCGGCGTGGCTATCGTTTAATTTTCAGACCTACGACGGCAGCAAAGAGGAAAGTACCATTGATGCCCTCAACGAGGTGATGACGCCGCCCTTTGGCATGGGAGGACGCTTGATCTGGCTCAATGAAGCAACCCTGTGTCAATCCTGTTCAGATAGTCTTTTACAGGAATTACAACGCACGTTGCCCGTCGTCCCAGATAGCTCCCATCTCCTTATCACCAGTCGAAAAAAACCGGACAAGCGGCTAAAATCGACAAAATTTATCCATGAACACGCCAAAGTGCGAGAGTTTTCGCCGATTCCTCCCTGGCAAACGGAAGCCCTTGCGGATCGCGTTAAAGCAACAGCGCGGGAATTGGGGGTGAATTTAGATCGACAAGCCACAGAATTGCTCGGTGAGGCGGTGGGAAATGATACGCGGCGGCTCTGGAATGAGTTGGAAAAGCTCAGAATTTATCAAGGGAACCGGACACAACCGCTAACTCAATCTGACATTCAAATCCTGGTGGCAGCAACGAACCAAAATAGCTTGCAACTTTGTGAGGCGATCCGGGAAGGCAATGGTGGTTTAGCCATTCAACTAGTGGGGGAACTGTTGGCGCAAAATGAACCAGCTCTGCGGATTGTGGCGACATTAATCGGGCAATTCCGATTATGGACAATTATCAAGGTAATGATTGAGGCGGGGGAACGGGACGATCAGGCGATCGCCAAACTCGCGGATCTCAAAAATCCCAAACGTCTATATTTTCTCAAAAAAGAGATTGCCCGGTTGCGGAGCCAGCAACTCCTCAAAACCCTGCCGATTTTGCTCGAACTTGAAGCCGGTCTAAAACAAGGGGCGATCGCCACGGAGATTCTCCCGACGAAGATCCTTGAACTCTGTCAGCATTTCCGTTAA
- a CDS encoding photosystem I assembly protein Ycf3 has translation MPRTQRNDNFIDKSFTVMADIILKILPTNNRSKEAFAYYRDGMSAQADGEYSEALENYEEALRLEDDPNDRSYILYNMGLIYASNGDHRKALELYHEAIDLNPRMPQALNNIAVVYHYQGEKAKQAGNEDESEALFDKAAEYWKQAIRIAPNNYIEAQNWLKTTGRSEMDVFF, from the coding sequence ATGCCCAGAACACAGCGCAACGATAATTTCATCGACAAAAGCTTTACGGTGATGGCCGATATCATCCTCAAAATTCTGCCCACCAACAACCGCTCCAAAGAAGCCTTTGCCTACTATCGCGATGGGATGTCGGCCCAAGCTGATGGGGAATATTCCGAAGCCCTCGAAAACTACGAAGAAGCCCTGAGACTCGAAGATGACCCCAACGATCGTAGCTATATCCTCTACAATATGGGCCTCATTTATGCCAGCAACGGCGATCACCGTAAAGCCCTAGAACTCTACCATGAAGCCATTGATCTCAACCCTCGGATGCCCCAGGCTTTAAATAACATTGCTGTGGTCTACCACTACCAAGGCGAAAAGGCGAAGCAAGCCGGCAATGAAGACGAATCGGAAGCGCTCTTTGATAAAGCCGCCGAATATTGGAAGCAGGCGATCCGCATTGCGCCAAACAACTACATCGAAGCCCAAAACTGGCTAAAAACCACTGGCCGCTCGGAAATGGACGTCTTTTTCTAA
- the gatC gene encoding Asp-tRNA(Asn)/Glu-tRNA(Gln) amidotransferase subunit GatC yields MIDLEQVRKVAHLARLELTPEEEQRLPSQLSAILDYVEQLSELDTDNVEPTTRAIDVSNITRADEQKTFGDRQLLLDNAPDREEDYFRVPKILGESE; encoded by the coding sequence ATGATTGATCTTGAACAGGTTCGCAAGGTTGCCCATTTGGCACGGTTGGAATTGACGCCGGAAGAGGAACAACGTTTACCATCCCAACTCAGTGCGATTTTGGATTATGTCGAACAACTCAGCGAACTGGACACGGACAATGTAGAGCCGACTACCAGAGCCATTGATGTGAGTAATATTACCCGCGCCGATGAGCAAAAAACCTTTGGCGATCGCCAATTGCTGCTAGACAATGCCCCGGATCGCGAAGAAGACTACTTCCGCGTCCCCAAGATCCTCGGCGAAAGCGAATAG
- a CDS encoding type II toxin-antitoxin system HicB family antitoxin, with the protein MNMMILDGYRAKIEYDPELDLFRGEILGLNGGADFYGSNPAELRQEFRNSLNTFLEVCAEKGIKPTKDYSGRFNLRVPPELHREISMITTSKNISINKWITEILQEAVQSVDQEI; encoded by the coding sequence ATGAACATGATGATTCTTGATGGTTATCGAGCAAAAATTGAGTATGATCCCGAACTCGACTTATTTCGCGGCGAAATCTTGGGGTTAAATGGCGGCGCAGATTTTTATGGTAGTAATCCAGCAGAACTCCGCCAGGAATTTAGAAATTCTCTTAATACTTTTCTCGAAGTCTGTGCCGAAAAAGGGATTAAGCCAACAAAAGACTATTCAGGACGGTTTAATTTGCGAGTGCCGCCGGAGCTACACCGGGAAATCTCAATGATTACGACCAGCAAAAATATTAGCATTAACAAGTGGATTACAGAGATTCTGCAGGAAGCGGTGCAGTCTGTTGATCAAGAAATCTAA
- a CDS encoding type II toxin-antitoxin system HicA family toxin has product MKRKNSKTLALIFQRPISGNIAWSDIEGLLLELGAEISERSGSRVAVILFGEVRVFHRPHPSPKTDKGAVASIRK; this is encoded by the coding sequence ATGAAGCGTAAAAACAGTAAAACCTTAGCGCTTATTTTTCAAAGGCCCATCAGTGGCAACATTGCCTGGTCTGACATTGAGGGGCTCTTGCTGGAACTAGGAGCAGAAATTTCCGAGAGAAGCGGATCGCGAGTTGCTGTAATTCTCTTTGGTGAAGTGCGGGTTTTTCATCGACCTCACCCTTCCCCTAAAACTGATAAAGGAGCCGTTGCCAGCATTCGGAAATAG